In Solanum pennellii chromosome 7, SPENNV200, the following are encoded in one genomic region:
- the LOC107024946 gene encoding NAC transcription factor 56-like: MESTDSSTGSHHQPQLPPGFRFHPTNEELVVHYLKKRVASVPLPVSIIAEVDLYKFDPWELPAKATFGEQEWYFFSPRDRKYPNGARPNRAATSGYWKATGTDKPVLTAGGTQKVGVKKALVFYGGKPPKGVKTNWIMHEYRLADNKTNNKPPGCDLANKKSLREGLMGTHDEETKKFFKHSSVICVLSPRYASSKLSIMKQQFVRKIV; this comes from the exons ATGGAGAGTACCGATTCATCAACCGGCTCTCATCATCAACCACAATTGCCACCTGGATTTCGATTTCATCCAACTAATGAAGAGCTTGTGGTTCATTATCTTAAGAAAAGAGTTGCCTCTGTTCCTCTTCCTGTTTCTATTATTGCTGAAGTTGATCTTTACAAATTTGATCCTTGGGAACTACCTG cTAAGGCAACATTTGGAGAACAAGAATGGTATTTCTTCAGTCCAAGAGATAGAAAGTATCCTAACGGGGCGCGGCCAAATAGGGCGGCAACTTCCGGTTATTGGAAGGCTACCGGAACCGACAAGCCGGTGCTCACCGCCGGCGGGACCCAAAAAGTAGGTGTCAAAAAAGCATTGGTGTTTTATGGTGGCAAACCACCCAAAGGTGTAAAGACAAATTGGATTATGCATGAATATAGGCTTGCtgataataaaacaaataataagcCCCCTGGTTGTGACCTTGCCAATAAAAAATCACTAAGG GAAGGATTAATGGGAACTCACGATGAGGAGACCAAAAAGTTCTTCAAGCATTCATCTGTGATTTGTGTTCTGTCACCGCGTTATGCTAGCAGTAAGCTCAGCATTATGAAGCAACAG TTTGTCAGGAagatagtctaa